A genomic stretch from Bdellovibrionales bacterium includes:
- a CDS encoding glucose-6-phosphate isomerase: MKITQVSHPTQEAVLGKCREAYKKFLQRSEIGFPKLPERSELWLKSERLGSAKAEEFESLVIVGLGGSSLGTRVIQEVYHAKNVFFVDNVDAVEFENLLGDLQDLAKVCWAFVSKSGTTIESLCALEILDQVYNDKGLKLAKNSVVISETKESSLTKWARANGVSELEIPLDVGGRFSVLSAVGLMPAAFIGANLNEIRTGALRALKDEAAVTELMAQFVQSFARGEWISLMWSYNSRMKNFGLWFQQLWAESLGKAVTREGLQAPRVSTPMAAVGASDQHSILQQVMEGARDKFVFFQRFGDSEGGTLKVKKAQFPETQDLQNRTMGALLGVEAQSTQEALSHNGVSTMTLHYEKLDGESLGYQFMLWELVTAGLGEILGINAFDQPGVELGKVLAKKKLKS, translated from the coding sequence ATGAAAATCACCCAAGTTAGCCACCCAACTCAAGAAGCGGTCTTAGGCAAATGCCGTGAGGCCTATAAAAAATTTCTGCAAAGATCCGAGATCGGATTCCCTAAACTGCCAGAGCGCAGTGAGCTGTGGCTGAAGTCCGAGCGTCTGGGCTCGGCTAAAGCTGAAGAGTTCGAATCGTTGGTCATTGTGGGGCTGGGGGGAAGCTCTCTCGGAACGCGGGTGATTCAAGAAGTCTATCACGCGAAAAATGTGTTCTTTGTCGACAATGTCGATGCCGTTGAGTTTGAAAATCTGCTCGGTGATTTGCAAGATCTCGCGAAGGTCTGCTGGGCGTTTGTTTCTAAAAGCGGTACGACAATTGAGTCTCTGTGTGCGCTGGAAATTCTTGACCAAGTTTACAATGACAAGGGTTTAAAGCTTGCGAAAAACTCGGTGGTGATTTCAGAAACGAAAGAAAGTTCACTGACAAAGTGGGCCCGAGCCAACGGAGTTTCAGAACTTGAAATTCCTCTGGATGTCGGCGGCCGTTTCTCGGTGTTGTCAGCGGTGGGTCTGATGCCGGCGGCATTCATCGGCGCGAACTTAAATGAAATTCGTACGGGCGCCCTGAGGGCTCTGAAAGATGAAGCCGCCGTCACGGAGTTGATGGCTCAGTTTGTACAAAGCTTTGCGCGGGGTGAGTGGATTTCACTTATGTGGTCTTACAACTCGCGAATGAAAAATTTTGGCCTTTGGTTTCAGCAGCTGTGGGCTGAGTCCCTCGGAAAAGCGGTGACGCGCGAAGGCCTTCAGGCGCCTCGCGTGAGCACGCCGATGGCGGCGGTGGGGGCCTCGGATCAGCACTCGATCTTGCAGCAAGTGATGGAAGGGGCCCGCGACAAGTTTGTCTTCTTCCAGCGTTTTGGTGATTCTGAAGGTGGCACTTTGAAGGTGAAAAAAGCGCAGTTCCCTGAGACGCAGGATTTGCAGAACCGCACCATGGGGGCCCTGCTCGGGGTCGAAGCACAGTCAACCCAAGAGGCTCTTAGTCACAACGGCGTTTCGACGATGACGTTGCATTATGAAAAGCTCGATGGCGAAAGCCTTGGCTATCAGTTCATGCTCTGGGAGCTTGTGACGGCAGGCCTTGGTGAGATTCTCGGGATCAATGCCTTTGATCAGCCGGGAGTTGAGTTGGGTAAAGTGCTTGCGAAGAAAAAGCTAAAGTCTTGA
- a CDS encoding S1 family peptidase, with amino-acid sequence MRYILATLLVMLNLIACSEQQTPLQGEVSDHDLKKSTKIVGGEDVDPSDEHVEFVVMIMGKYENGEPYVCTGTLIDYDLVLTAAHCIGVKDTMQVTFGENPIHDGPVQISTVKEALKHDRFNKTEEIRNDIGLIQLNEGAPDYFEPAVLPWKTKKSIRRSKDFNVYGFGVTSGIVSEGKLNTKTVGVMRTTSLKADRESEKSDVFYAKQTEGKGICSGDSGGPAFVQKNILIGIISRGITDDPANPQAADNDICNYESVFTNVRYYQTWINEGIEKLHKVTDVPDAYPFLN; translated from the coding sequence ATGCGCTACATCCTTGCTACGCTCCTAGTTATGCTAAATTTAATAGCTTGTTCTGAACAACAAACCCCTCTGCAAGGTGAAGTCAGTGATCATGATTTAAAAAAATCGACAAAGATCGTCGGCGGAGAAGATGTTGACCCCTCCGATGAACATGTGGAGTTTGTCGTCATGATCATGGGGAAATATGAAAATGGCGAGCCCTATGTGTGCACTGGCACTTTGATTGATTACGATCTCGTTTTAACTGCTGCTCACTGCATTGGCGTGAAAGACACAATGCAAGTTACCTTTGGTGAAAACCCTATTCACGACGGCCCTGTGCAAATTAGCACTGTGAAAGAAGCACTCAAGCACGATCGCTTTAACAAAACCGAAGAGATCCGCAACGACATCGGTTTGATTCAACTCAACGAAGGAGCTCCCGACTATTTTGAGCCAGCGGTTCTTCCTTGGAAAACAAAGAAAAGCATTCGTCGCTCGAAGGACTTTAACGTCTATGGTTTTGGCGTGACTTCAGGAATCGTGAGCGAAGGCAAACTCAACACGAAGACAGTCGGCGTGATGCGCACAACTTCTCTGAAAGCTGATCGTGAGAGTGAAAAAAGTGACGTGTTCTACGCTAAGCAAACTGAAGGCAAAGGTATTTGCTCCGGTGATTCCGGCGGCCCGGCGTTTGTGCAAAAAAATATTCTTATCGGAATTATTTCACGTGGAATCACCGATGACCCGGCAAATCCGCAAGCTGCCGATAACGATATCTGTAATTACGAATCGGTTTTCACCAACGTTCGTTACTATCAAACTTGGATCAATGAAGGGATCGAAAAACTTCATAAGGTCACAGATGTACCCGACGCTTATCCGTTCTTAAATTAA
- a CDS encoding enoyl-CoA hydratase/isomerase family protein yields MSMQDSIRIVPQGDIAVVELDLVGEKVNKFSTPVMMRMKEVIAELGKSSYKAVIFVSKKNKIFIAGADIEEIKNMTTKEQFEAAVNGGQEIMNMVEDLPMPTMAAVNGACMGGGCEFILACDYRIASEDPSTKIGLPEIQLGILPGFGGCVRMPKLLGLQASLDIILAGKSVNAKKASKIGLVDRVVHQAILMEEAVKWAKDIIAKGKGKADKKYHPKGAMNKVLESFLGRGIVFKKAKEGVLKATNGQYPAPLKALEVIQKTYGWSNRSEALAVERAGFCELAVTDISKNLIHVFYLTEMVKKSSGVPGKDVKGRDVKSIGVLGAGTMGGGIAYVAADKGIDVRMKDLNAEALGKGLKHASDLWMKLLKRKSIDKYQYRQKMDRVTATTDYSGFGTLDVVIEAIVEDMGIKQKVIGECATKMRPDAIIATNTSSLSVTEMAKGHPRPEYFAGMHFFNPVNKMPLIEVIRGEKSSDETVATIFELSKKMGKMPVVVKDGPGFLVNRLLLPYMAEAAFLLQEGMEIKTVDTAYVKEFGMPMGPFALMDEVGLDVCIKVLKIFKKAFGDRVEMAPCMETLEKSGRLGKKNGKGFYKYSEDGSKRLEVDETIYEALGLKAPTSPLSSKECIERGVFAMVNECSRALIEDKIVETPHEVDLAMIMGTGFPPFRGGLLKYADSIGLTYIETQLAEYAVQRNAARLRPANPLKDLAKANKKFYT; encoded by the coding sequence ATGAGTATGCAAGACAGTATCAGAATTGTTCCTCAGGGCGATATCGCAGTTGTAGAGTTGGATCTTGTCGGTGAGAAGGTGAATAAATTCTCAACTCCCGTGATGATGCGTATGAAAGAAGTCATCGCAGAGCTCGGTAAGTCCTCTTACAAGGCTGTGATCTTTGTTTCTAAAAAGAACAAGATTTTTATCGCCGGTGCCGACATCGAAGAAATTAAAAACATGACGACGAAAGAGCAATTTGAGGCGGCAGTGAACGGAGGCCAAGAGATCATGAATATGGTCGAAGACCTGCCGATGCCGACGATGGCCGCTGTCAACGGCGCCTGCATGGGTGGCGGTTGTGAGTTTATCCTTGCTTGTGATTACAGAATTGCCTCTGAAGATCCATCCACAAAGATCGGTCTTCCAGAAATTCAATTGGGCATTTTGCCGGGCTTTGGCGGTTGCGTTCGCATGCCGAAACTTTTGGGCCTGCAGGCATCTTTGGATATTATCCTTGCTGGTAAATCTGTGAATGCAAAGAAGGCCTCTAAAATCGGTCTCGTGGACCGCGTTGTTCACCAAGCGATCCTGATGGAAGAAGCGGTGAAATGGGCGAAGGACATTATTGCTAAAGGAAAAGGGAAAGCCGACAAGAAATATCACCCAAAAGGGGCGATGAATAAAGTTCTTGAAAGCTTCCTTGGCCGCGGCATCGTTTTCAAAAAAGCTAAAGAAGGCGTTTTGAAGGCAACGAATGGTCAGTATCCAGCTCCTTTGAAAGCTTTGGAAGTGATCCAAAAAACTTACGGTTGGAGCAACCGCTCTGAAGCGTTGGCGGTTGAGCGTGCTGGTTTCTGCGAATTGGCAGTGACTGACATTAGCAAAAACTTGATCCACGTTTTCTATCTCACAGAGATGGTGAAAAAATCTTCCGGTGTTCCGGGTAAAGATGTGAAGGGACGCGACGTCAAATCCATCGGTGTTTTGGGCGCAGGAACCATGGGGGGCGGTATTGCTTATGTGGCCGCTGACAAAGGTATCGATGTTCGTATGAAGGATCTTAATGCCGAAGCTCTCGGTAAAGGTTTGAAGCATGCGAGTGATTTGTGGATGAAGTTGTTAAAGCGTAAATCCATCGACAAGTATCAATATCGCCAGAAAATGGACCGCGTCACTGCGACGACAGATTATTCTGGTTTCGGCACTTTGGACGTAGTTATTGAAGCGATTGTTGAAGATATGGGTATTAAGCAGAAAGTCATCGGCGAGTGCGCGACAAAGATGCGCCCTGATGCGATCATTGCAACAAACACAAGCTCGCTCAGCGTGACTGAAATGGCGAAAGGCCATCCGCGCCCTGAGTATTTTGCCGGGATGCACTTCTTCAATCCGGTAAATAAAATGCCACTTATTGAAGTGATTCGTGGTGAAAAATCCAGCGATGAAACAGTGGCGACGATTTTCGAATTGTCGAAGAAAATGGGCAAGATGCCAGTGGTAGTTAAAGACGGACCTGGATTCTTGGTCAACCGTTTGTTGCTTCCTTATATGGCAGAAGCTGCGTTTCTTTTGCAAGAAGGCATGGAAATCAAAACAGTTGATACGGCTTACGTAAAAGAGTTCGGTATGCCGATGGGCCCGTTTGCGCTCATGGACGAAGTCGGCCTAGACGTTTGTATTAAGGTTTTGAAGATCTTTAAGAAGGCTTTCGGTGATCGCGTCGAGATGGCTCCTTGCATGGAGACTCTTGAGAAGAGCGGTCGATTGGGTAAAAAGAACGGTAAAGGCTTCTATAAGTACTCGGAAGATGGCAGCAAACGCTTGGAAGTCGACGAAACAATCTATGAAGCATTGGGTCTGAAAGCTCCAACGAGCCCGCTCAGTTCAAAAGAGTGCATTGAGCGCGGCGTCTTTGCCATGGTGAACGAGTGTTCGCGTGCTCTGATCGAAGATAAAATTGTTGAAACCCCGCATGAGGTGGATTTGGCAATGATCATGGGGACCGGATTCCCGCCGTTCCGCGGGGGCTTGCTGAAGTACGCCGACAGCATCGGTTTGACTTACATCGAGACCCAATTGGCTGAGTACGCGGTGCAGAGAAATGCCGCTAGACTCCGACCTGCAAATCCATTAAAGGACTTGGCGAAAGCAAATAAAAAGTTTTATACTTAA
- a CDS encoding thiolase family protein, with the protein MSLQKNPRDVVIVEGVRTPFAKSGTKFKSLHPAELGKVALKELIARSNLDVNAIDEVIIGNTGNPVDAVNISRVVALNAGVPLKTSAYTVHRNCASALESISNGYEKIKSGTMDVVVAGGVENMSQMPTLLPPKIQGLFDKLFAAKGPGQALPLLWKLFKADVKQLKALLQGNMRDEYFPVISVMQGLTDPFVGINMGQTAEILAKEWGLSRQTQDEFALRSHKLASGNKAKLAEEISPVFLSPEYKEVVGEDIGPRETQTMEALAKLKPFFDKQTGTITAGNSCPITDGAAMVLLMSRERAESLGYKPAAKIVSYGFAGLEPERMGLGPAYATPLALKRAKLSLKDIGLVELNEAFAAQVLACVKAMDSDKFAQEKLGLSQKVGEINMDRLNVNGGAIALGHPVGATGTRIVLTLMKEMKRRDVQYGLATLCIGGGQGGSMILEREG; encoded by the coding sequence ATGAGTCTACAGAAGAACCCACGGGATGTGGTCATCGTTGAGGGCGTGAGAACTCCTTTCGCCAAATCGGGAACAAAATTCAAGTCTCTTCACCCTGCGGAGCTCGGCAAAGTGGCTCTGAAAGAGTTGATCGCGAGAAGTAATCTGGATGTGAATGCCATTGATGAAGTGATTATCGGTAACACTGGAAATCCAGTCGACGCCGTGAATATTTCACGCGTGGTTGCTTTGAATGCGGGCGTGCCGCTCAAAACTTCTGCTTACACGGTTCACAGAAACTGTGCATCAGCCCTCGAGAGCATCTCGAATGGTTACGAGAAAATTAAATCAGGCACCATGGATGTTGTTGTTGCCGGCGGTGTCGAGAACATGTCGCAAATGCCGACGTTGTTGCCACCGAAAATCCAAGGTCTTTTCGATAAACTTTTCGCCGCTAAAGGTCCCGGTCAAGCATTGCCACTTTTGTGGAAACTCTTTAAGGCCGATGTGAAGCAGCTCAAAGCTCTTCTTCAAGGCAATATGCGTGATGAATACTTCCCGGTGATTTCTGTGATGCAAGGTCTGACGGATCCTTTTGTCGGCATCAACATGGGGCAGACGGCTGAGATCCTCGCAAAAGAGTGGGGTCTTTCTCGTCAAACTCAAGATGAATTTGCTTTGCGTTCACACAAGCTTGCTTCTGGAAATAAAGCAAAATTGGCCGAAGAGATTTCTCCGGTATTTTTGTCTCCGGAGTACAAAGAAGTCGTTGGCGAAGACATCGGTCCACGTGAAACCCAGACGATGGAAGCCTTGGCGAAACTAAAGCCGTTCTTTGACAAACAAACAGGAACCATTACTGCCGGGAACTCGTGCCCGATCACAGATGGTGCGGCGATGGTGCTTTTGATGTCTCGTGAAAGAGCAGAGAGCCTTGGTTACAAGCCTGCGGCAAAGATCGTCTCTTACGGCTTTGCGGGTCTTGAGCCTGAGCGCATGGGTCTTGGCCCTGCTTATGCCACGCCATTGGCTTTGAAACGTGCAAAGCTTTCACTCAAGGACATCGGTCTTGTTGAATTGAATGAAGCTTTTGCGGCGCAGGTTTTGGCCTGCGTGAAAGCTATGGATTCTGACAAATTCGCTCAGGAAAAGCTCGGCCTTTCACAAAAAGTGGGCGAGATTAACATGGACCGTTTGAATGTGAACGGCGGCGCGATTGCTCTGGGCCATCCTGTGGGTGCAACGGGCACGCGTATTGTTCTCACGCTGATGAAAGAAATGAAGCGCAGAGATGTTCAGTATGGCCTTGCTACTTTGTGTATTGGTGGCGGTCAAGGTGGATCAATGATTCTTGAGAGAGAAGGATAA
- a CDS encoding NADP-dependent malic enzyme: MSEKLNGHTLTTLEQEALDYHAKGKPGKIEITSSKPCNTEKALSLAYSPGVAVPCKVIAKDSAKAYDYTSKGNLVAVVSNGTAVLGLGNIGPLASKPVMEGKGILFKQFAGIDVFDIELKANTPAEVIAAVKALEPTFGGINLEDIKAPECFEIEETLKKEMNIPVFHDDQHGTAIVSGAALLNALHITKRKIEDVRLVVNGAGASAIACSNIFISLGVRRENLIMCDTSGVIYKGRTNGMNKYKEAFAVSTEARNLQEALRGADVFVGLSAAGALTPEMLKDMAKDPIIFAMANPDPEIEPGKARAIRPDAIVATGRSDFPNQVNNVLGFPSIFRGALDTRSTQITEEMKLAAVHALAMLAREDVPERVSDSYGGQNFKFGREYLIPKPFDPRVLLVVAPAVAKAAMESGVATKQITDWDKYRDRLEGIQGPSKVFIRSAIHKVRQNVSANGGVLPKIVFPEGHSTKILKALRTLVEERICEPILLGYPERIKEKMHNMDLTDSLKHIQIIHPATHAKYKTYAMELYNRRNRKGVNYREAERLMADPNYFASMMVQMGDADGMVTGAAQHYAESVRPILQTIGVSKESVPAGLNIVLLEDRFLLLADTTVNINPTAEQCALIALQAARISEYFGVAPRIAMLSYSNFSGDGGTPAKMKKAAELVAAYRPDLPVDGDMQADTAVNADIMQRIFPFSNLKDAGANILIFPNLESSNICYKLLQQIGKVEVIGPFLMGVRRSANVLQRTTTVDGIINSVVLTTLEAQFIKDALKKKK, encoded by the coding sequence ATGAGCGAAAAGCTTAACGGTCACACACTGACCACGTTGGAACAAGAAGCCCTCGACTATCACGCCAAGGGTAAACCTGGAAAAATTGAAATCACCTCAAGCAAGCCTTGCAACACTGAAAAAGCTCTCTCTCTCGCCTACTCACCGGGCGTGGCAGTGCCGTGCAAAGTGATCGCGAAAGATTCTGCGAAAGCCTACGACTACACGAGCAAAGGAAATCTCGTTGCCGTGGTCTCTAACGGAACGGCGGTTTTGGGTCTTGGCAATATCGGCCCGCTCGCCTCAAAGCCCGTGATGGAAGGAAAAGGCATTCTCTTTAAACAATTCGCCGGTATTGACGTTTTCGATATCGAGTTGAAAGCCAATACGCCTGCGGAAGTGATCGCCGCGGTCAAGGCACTGGAACCCACATTTGGTGGTATCAACCTCGAAGACATCAAGGCGCCTGAGTGCTTTGAAATTGAAGAAACTCTGAAGAAAGAAATGAACATTCCGGTTTTCCACGATGATCAGCACGGAACCGCGATTGTTTCGGGAGCGGCACTCTTAAATGCTCTGCACATCACCAAACGCAAAATCGAAGATGTTCGTTTGGTCGTGAATGGCGCCGGCGCTTCGGCGATTGCCTGCTCGAATATTTTTATTTCTCTCGGTGTTCGCCGTGAAAACCTTATTATGTGCGATACTTCAGGCGTGATTTACAAAGGCCGCACAAACGGTATGAACAAGTACAAAGAAGCTTTTGCGGTTTCAACCGAAGCCCGCAACTTGCAAGAAGCACTTCGTGGCGCGGATGTGTTTGTCGGTCTATCTGCAGCGGGTGCTTTGACTCCTGAAATGCTCAAAGACATGGCGAAGGACCCAATTATTTTTGCGATGGCCAATCCTGATCCAGAGATCGAACCAGGAAAAGCCCGCGCGATCCGTCCCGACGCGATCGTGGCAACAGGCCGCTCGGATTTCCCGAACCAGGTAAATAACGTTCTCGGCTTCCCGAGTATCTTCCGCGGCGCTTTGGATACCCGCTCAACGCAAATCACCGAAGAGATGAAACTCGCCGCAGTTCACGCTTTGGCGATGCTGGCGCGTGAAGATGTGCCTGAGCGCGTGTCGGATTCCTATGGCGGTCAGAACTTTAAGTTTGGCCGTGAGTATCTGATTCCAAAACCATTTGATCCGCGTGTTTTGTTAGTAGTAGCTCCCGCTGTTGCTAAAGCGGCGATGGAATCAGGGGTCGCGACAAAACAAATCACCGACTGGGACAAGTACCGCGATCGCCTTGAGGGCATTCAAGGTCCTTCAAAAGTTTTCATCCGCTCTGCGATTCATAAAGTTCGTCAGAACGTGTCTGCAAATGGCGGCGTTTTACCGAAAATTGTTTTCCCTGAGGGCCACAGCACTAAAATTTTGAAAGCTCTTCGCACCCTGGTGGAAGAGCGTATCTGCGAGCCGATCTTGCTGGGTTATCCTGAGCGCATTAAAGAAAAAATGCACAACATGGATCTCACAGATTCATTGAAACACATTCAAATCATTCATCCGGCAACTCACGCAAAATACAAAACATATGCGATGGAACTTTACAATCGCCGCAACCGCAAAGGTGTCAATTACCGTGAAGCAGAGCGCTTGATGGCTGATCCTAACTACTTTGCATCGATGATGGTGCAAATGGGCGATGCCGACGGCATGGTCACAGGCGCAGCTCAGCACTATGCTGAGTCTGTTCGTCCGATCTTACAAACAATCGGTGTCTCCAAAGAATCTGTGCCTGCTGGTTTAAATATCGTCTTGCTCGAAGACCGCTTCTTGTTGCTTGCAGATACCACTGTGAACATCAACCCGACAGCTGAACAATGTGCCCTGATTGCACTTCAAGCCGCACGCATCTCTGAATACTTCGGAGTCGCTCCTCGTATTGCCATGCTTAGCTACTCGAACTTCTCAGGCGATGGCGGCACTCCGGCGAAAATGAAGAAAGCGGCGGAACTTGTTGCGGCTTACCGCCCGGATCTTCCAGTGGACGGCGATATGCAGGCAGATACTGCTGTGAACGCAGACATCATGCAGAGAATCTTCCCGTTCTCAAACTTGAAAGATGCCGGCGCGAATATTTTAATCTTCCCGAACCTCGAGTCCAGCAATATCTGCTACAAACTCTTGCAGCAAATCGGCAAGGTTGAGGTGATCGGTCCCTTCTTGATGGGCGTCAGAAGAAGCGCGAACGTTCTGCAAAGAACAACAACGGTTGACGGCATCATCAACTCGGTGGTTCTGACAACGCTTGAAGCTCAATTCATCAAAGACGCTTTGAAGAAGAAAAAGTAA
- a CDS encoding alpha/beta fold hydrolase has product MPSKFIVFLVFLVTGFAFQVGAVTIPNELGAPRAGGLPREQSSAYEILYGSVRVGGEVQRVIVTNPPGEGPKPALFFVGGLGCYSLDFSGTGPKAAAYQRILDEVTKLGYVTMRVEKTGMGDSVGTPCANQDFKREVAGNLAGLKALVSYPFVKRDQVYIFGHSIGGVIAPFLAAEVPVKAVATLGTLASDWYSYDLSNSRRQFTLSGMSTADVDAAVSELKIFDTEFYLNKKTPEQIVAEKPQLAGYLQMPAHWTYMQQLSVANPAVDWNRSKASVVIFSGSSDFIGSQEPELRKMIQQANKTRGNPIRLVSVANIDHFFRAAESQEASFQNKSILGLALNFQESFLPIFKTEFLGL; this is encoded by the coding sequence ATGCCGTCTAAGTTCATTGTATTTTTGGTATTCCTGGTTACAGGCTTTGCTTTTCAAGTCGGAGCAGTGACGATTCCTAATGAGTTGGGAGCACCAAGGGCCGGTGGCCTTCCCCGAGAGCAGAGCTCGGCCTACGAGATCCTTTATGGTTCCGTCCGTGTGGGGGGCGAAGTTCAGCGTGTGATTGTGACGAATCCTCCAGGAGAAGGACCAAAGCCTGCACTCTTCTTTGTTGGTGGTCTGGGGTGTTATTCTTTGGATTTTTCAGGCACTGGTCCCAAGGCTGCAGCTTATCAGCGCATTCTCGATGAGGTGACCAAGCTTGGCTATGTCACGATGAGGGTTGAGAAAACTGGAATGGGTGATAGTGTAGGAACCCCTTGCGCAAACCAGGATTTCAAACGCGAGGTTGCTGGTAATTTGGCAGGGCTCAAAGCCTTGGTATCATATCCGTTCGTGAAGCGAGATCAAGTCTATATCTTTGGCCACAGTATTGGCGGCGTGATTGCGCCTTTCTTGGCGGCGGAAGTGCCGGTGAAAGCCGTTGCCACCTTAGGAACTTTAGCGAGTGACTGGTACAGCTACGATCTGAGCAATTCTCGCAGACAATTTACCTTGTCAGGTATGAGCACCGCAGATGTGGACGCGGCTGTTTCTGAGTTGAAGATTTTTGATACCGAGTTCTATTTAAATAAAAAAACTCCCGAGCAAATCGTCGCAGAAAAACCTCAACTAGCGGGTTACTTACAAATGCCGGCTCATTGGACTTATATGCAGCAGTTAAGCGTCGCAAACCCTGCGGTAGATTGGAATCGTAGTAAAGCCTCTGTGGTGATTTTCTCGGGTAGCTCCGACTTTATCGGCTCTCAAGAGCCTGAGTTAAGGAAAATGATTCAGCAGGCGAATAAAACCAGAGGAAATCCCATTCGCCTGGTAAGTGTCGCAAACATAGATCACTTTTTTAGAGCCGCCGAATCGCAAGAGGCGAGCTTTCAAAATAAAAGTATTTTAGGACTCGCTCTCAATTTTCAAGAATCATTTCTGCCGATATTCAAGACGGAGTTCTTGGGTCTTTAG
- a CDS encoding helix-turn-helix transcriptional regulator: MAEALHLKKTSKHGIIDLWEVQLKNYTGELRCSLPGLEFLVPPYSVNQIRQNKKSYKVNPNSVVVFNGPEGHTEEFINSNASLKAVVIGADYISDLCEPLNIKSEEIEFNPCEVSCEPGLTHKIKLLADLSEPPVEATKFSLDCFTSDLLITTLTQQKHSKSELFTKESNAGYFPAALPRIKKVLHKNIENPAFDLDELAKDSGISKFHLIRVFKKGAGTSPAKYLSQIKIDLAKHWLLKSEKSVLSIAMDLGFSDLSTFNKAFKKVLGISPTAYKRSLR, encoded by the coding sequence ATGGCAGAAGCACTCCATCTTAAAAAAACTTCAAAACACGGGATCATCGATCTGTGGGAAGTCCAGCTTAAAAACTACACCGGCGAGTTGCGCTGCTCACTCCCCGGTTTAGAGTTTTTGGTGCCTCCGTATTCTGTGAATCAAATCAGACAAAATAAAAAAAGCTATAAGGTGAATCCGAATTCTGTGGTCGTGTTTAACGGTCCGGAAGGGCATACAGAAGAATTTATCAATAGCAATGCCTCTTTAAAAGCTGTCGTCATTGGAGCGGATTATATTTCTGACCTCTGCGAACCGTTAAATATTAAATCGGAAGAAATCGAATTTAATCCGTGCGAGGTTTCTTGCGAGCCTGGTCTTACGCATAAAATTAAACTTTTAGCGGATTTGTCTGAGCCCCCTGTAGAAGCAACCAAGTTTTCTTTAGATTGCTTCACTTCAGACCTTCTGATCACGACACTGACCCAGCAAAAACATTCAAAGAGTGAGCTCTTTACCAAAGAATCAAACGCGGGATATTTTCCGGCAGCTCTGCCGCGGATTAAAAAAGTTCTTCATAAAAACATCGAAAACCCTGCTTTTGATTTAGATGAACTCGCTAAAGATTCAGGAATTTCTAAATTTCATTTGATTCGAGTTTTTAAAAAAGGTGCCGGCACGTCCCCAGCAAAGTATTTGAGCCAAATTAAAATCGATCTAGCAAAGCACTGGCTATTAAAAAGCGAAAAGTCGGTTCTTTCCATCGCCATGGACTTGGGTTTTAGCGATCTCTCCACATTTAATAAAGCCTTTAAAAAAGTTCTTGGCATTTCTCCAACAGCTTATAAAAGATCTCTCAGATAG